A window of Bacteroidia bacterium genomic DNA:
AACAAACCCTGTCAAGAGAAATTTTACGAAAAAAGTGTAACTAACTCACAAACAGCAAGAAAAAATTATCAAATGTTAAAAAGACTATTATGCCCAAAGTACTGGAATCAAGCAAAAACTCTCCTCTTTGAAGAGGAGAGTTATTAAAATGGGATATGTGAAAGGTTAATCTTCTATAAGAAGGAGATTCTTGTCTACTTTTCTATTGCGGAGTTTTTCCTTGTGCCTTTTTACAATTTGCTCTAATGCATGGTAGACTTCGTCTAACGCTTTTTCAAAAGTTTTTGAACGAGCTTTAACTGTTTCTACTTTTTGACTCATATCTATTTTAACTTCTACGATTTTGTTACCTGCATCGGGGTCTTTGTCTAAACGAAGATACACTTCTGCCCCGATGATATGATTAAAAAACTGGTCTAGTTT
This region includes:
- a CDS encoding HPF/RaiA family ribosome-associated protein; its protein translation is MKITIHSIHFDADKKLLALIQERLNKLDQFFNHIIGAEVYLRLDKDPDAGNKIVEVKIDMSQKVETVKARSKTFEKALDEVYHALEQIVKRHKEKLRNRKVDKNLLLIED